From the genome of Pelosinus fermentans DSM 17108:
GCCTCTCCTGATTTTCCGCCTCGTGCACCAGTGGATATTTGTTTTACAATAGGACATCCCGCCTCATCCAGTAACCGAACGGTTTGCGCAAAATATTGTAAATCACAAGTTGGGACTCCCTCCCCGTCTCTTGCATGTATGTGAGCTACAGAAGCACCCTTCTCATAACAAGCGACAAGATCGTTAGCAATTTCCTCTGGCGTCACAGGAACATGAGGCGTCATACTTTTCGTTGGCACATTACCAGTCGGTGCGATTGTGATAATTAGTTTTTCCATTCTGCTCACCTCTTATTTCATTGATCCAATATTTTTATCAAATTCAATAAATCCGGCTACCATGCCTTCGATCAATTCATCGGCCTGGTTCTTTGTGATAATCAGTGGTGGCGCGAGAAGGAACTGATCCCCATTTTCTCCATCCGCATTACCGTTACCCGGATATACAATCACCCCATGCTTTATTAATGTACTGGTAAGCTTTTCTGCCATTCCCATTTTAACTGGGAAAGGTTCTTTCGTTACTTTGTCTTTTACAATTTCCACACCAAGCATCAATCCCTTGCCCCGTACATCCCCCACATAAGAAAAGGGCAATAACTTTTCCTTTAATTGTGTCAGCAGATACTCCCCAACAATCCGAGAATTTTCTACTATCTTATCTTCTACCAATGTTTTCACTACGGCCAATGCAACCGCTGCTGATAAAGGATTTCCCCCATAGGTGTGACCATGAACAAATACGCCAGAGCCTTGTTTAAAGGTATTGTAAATTTCCTCTTTTGCAATGACAGCGCCTAATGGAGAATATCCGGCACTCATACCTTTAGCAGCACAAATCATATCCGGGACAACGCCCCAATCCTCAATACTAAACATCGATCCTGTCCGGCCAAAACCAGCCATTACTTCATCAGCTATAAATAAAATATCATAATGATCACAAATTTCTCGAATAATTTTAAAATAATCTTTATGAGGAACAATCGCACCACAGGCTGCGCCGCCTACTGATTCTGCAATAAAGGCGGCAACATGATCCGCTCCCTCCATTTTAAGGGTCCGTTCCAAATCAAGAGCACAATCCACGTTACAGGTGTCCTGGCTTTTACCAAAAGGACAGCGATAACAATATGCAGGCGCAATATGAGGAAAATTTAAAAGCAGCGGCGTATATTTCCCACGCCTTTTATCGCCTGTCATGGACAAGGAGCCAATGGTATTTCCATGGAAACTCTTCCAGCGGGAAATAATTCGATATTTTCCTGTTTTTCCATCTCGCTCCATATAGTACTGCCGTGCCATCTTTAGTGCTGATTCAGTTGCTTCTGAACCGCCAGATACCAAATACAGCTTACTCAAGGAACCTGGAGCCAAGCTTGCTATTAAATCTGCCAATTCTTGAATGGGAGTCGATGTCCAGCGTGATAAATGGCTAAAGGCTACCGATTTTGCTTGTTGCACCATCGCATCAATAATCCGGAGATGAGCGTGGCCTAAATTTGATACAGCCGCTCCTGAACAAGCATCAATATACTTGTTGCCTTCTTTATCATATAGATAAATCCCCTCACCATGATCGACCTCAAGATAGTTTTTATTTACATTACGATAAAATACATTACTCATTTACTTATCATCCCTTTTATTTATATTTATTTCTGTTTTACACCCGTTCCATGGTTATCAGAAAAATGCACTGGGGCAAGAGAATCTCATTAGAATGATCCCCTATCTTTTTTTAAAAAGCATATAGACTTATTTTTGACGACAGTATATCATATAATTATCAATAGGAAAAACGATTGTTTTATATGATCATGATCACTTTTTTATATGGTTAAGAGGAGATGAAGGGTATGGAATTACGCCAGTTACAGATATTTTACGTTGCCGCCCAAACACTTAACTTCACAAAAGCAGGTTTGAAGCTAGGTTACGCGCAATCCAACATTACCGGTCAAGTTCGTCAACTCGAAGAGGAACTAAAAGTGAAACTATTTGATCGGATAGGACGGAGAATTCAGCTAACAAGCGACGGTAAGAAACTTCTAAACCATGCCAAGTGTATATTAGATCTATATGAAAAAGCTAAAGATGATTTTGTACCTCAAGGCATTCGCGGCGTCCTAAACATTGGTGCCGCTGAAACCGTCTGCGTTTATCGTCTTCCTCAAATCTTAACTGAATACCGCAAACTCTATCCCCAGGTTGAAATACGAGTTCAAACGGAAAGCTGTGAACATTTTTTTGAATTAATCAAGGCCAACACTATTGATATCGCTCTGGTACTGACCGACAAAATAAAATCTGCGGAAATGGTGGTACAAACACTGCATGATGAGGCAATGACAGTTGTGGCAAGCCCGCTTCATCCTCTGGCACATAAGAAAAATATTAAACCTCATGATTTTACCGATGAATGTTTAATCATCACATTACCAGGCTGCGGCTATCGCCCTATGGTCCTCTCTTTGTTTAAAGAAAAGCATGTTAAACCTGGAGCACTTATGGAACTTTCCAGCATTGGTGCCATACGACAATGTACCATCTGCGGTTTAGGCGCTGCCATCTTACCCAAAATTGCTGTTCAAGATGATTTAGAACGAGGTAAACTTGTCGAGTTGGACTGGACCGGACCTAAGATTGACGTAAAAACTCAACTAATTTACCACCATGAAAAATGGCTGACGCCAGCAATGCGTGCTTTTTTAGAACTATGTGGCTCTATGAAGCAATAAATATATAAACCGGTTAGAGCAGTATAAAGATATTATTACTTCACGATACTGCACCCGGGATTAATCATTCATCAAGGTCAGCTGCATTCCATTGTTTCTATAGCAGAGCGGATGAAGAGAGCTCTTACGGCAAATCCGTACTCCAGAGCTCCTTACCATCCGTTTTGTGCTGAAAATAGGTTTACTTCTCCTCGTAACTTGTTCTAGTTACGTTAAGCCTGCATCTCGTTAAATTGTCTAGGAGCATCAGGGTTTCCAAAGAAACGGTTCAGAAGCAGAGCAACAAAGGTATTGCCAAATACATTAACAACCGTACGCCCCATATCCATGAGGCGATCCACGCCAGCTAGAATAGCGATCGCTTCGGCTGGCAGCCCTATGGTAGTCAATATAACGGCCATTACAACAAGTGATGCTGATGGAACGTTAGCTGTTCCTTTATTTGCAATCAAAGTAGTCAGCAGAATGGTCGCAAGCGCCCCCATGGAAAGATGCAGACCATAAGCATCGGCGATGAAACAAATTGCCAGTGACTGATATAAAGCAGATCCGTCAAGGTTAAAGGTGTACCCAAGAGGCAGGCAAAACGCGGGTATCTTCGTCGGTATACCCATTTTTTCAAGTGCTTTATACAGAACTGGCAGCGCCGGTTCGGAGGAGCAGGTAGCAAATCCCAGAAGTAAAGCATCGGCTATGGTTTTCACCATCTTTATCGGCTTGTATCCTAACATGGCAACTAAAGCCAAAAATATAAGTCCGAATACAAATAGACCAACATATAAGGTAAGGATTAACTTGGATAGCGCAATAATCATTGCCATGCCCTGTGATGCAAAAACCCAGGCCATAATACCTGCCACTGCCACCGGGGTCACACGTAAGATGCCGTTAACAATTTTTATCGTGGCTTCGAATAAGGTTTCCAATATATCGATAATTGGCTTAGCTTTTTCCTTCATCGTCCCAAGCGCCACTCCAAATGCAATACAGAACGTTAGAAAGGGCAGAATTTTTCCAGCGGCAGCAGTTGCCAATACGTTCTCAGGAATTAGGTCCAGAAAAAACTTCACCCAATCAATTGATTTTGCCAAGTCTTGGGGGATAACGCCAGTGGCGGTCATAGCAACTCCGAGCCCCGGATGAAAGACTTGGTTAAGCGCAATACCTAACAGTGAAGCCATACCTGTAGCAAAGTAAAACCATGCGAAAGTAACAGCTGCCATTTTCCCTAGCTGTTTCATGTCACTAGCCATATGATAAATGCCCATGACGACTGATGAAAACACCAAAGGAATGATAATCATCTTAATGGACTTGATAAATGCAGTGCCTACGGGTGCTAGAGTCTTGCCGAAATCAGGCCACAAACTTCCCACCACTACGCCTACGATAAGGCCGACTATCATTTGCTGCCACAAAGGAACTTTGGCCTCCAGCTTATCGAAAAAGCCCATCTCATTTTTCGCCTTAATCGCCTCTTGAAGTTGTATACTATCCATCTTCAAATTCCTCCCACAATTAAATTTTGCAACACCCAACTCGTTAGCACAATGAAGCGTAAATCACCTCCCAACAGCAGCATTCTGTCACTTTTGGTAAATAACTAATAAAAAAAAAGAAGACTCATTTCAATTGAATGAAAAGAGTCTTCTTTGACTGCTAAACATTTACGATTGCATTTACCTGTTCAGCAATCATAAGTATGATTTTTTCCTTGGTCACAGTATAGCATGTGCATATCATTATTAAAAATCACCATTCATGATTACGATCATCATTCATGATGATGAATCATCCAAAAAAGCCTTCCGACGAAATGCCGGAAGGCTTCTAATTTACTGAAGCGGGTAAAGGATTTGAACCCTCGAACTATTTTTGTCTTATAAATTTATGTCCACTCATTAGCAAATAATCGCCATCTTTTACGTGAGATATAGTAATTGATTCTGATCCTGTATTTACAGTCAGGACACCATCTTTAAAAATCCCAGGATGTTCTGTCGTTTTCTTTTCTCCATTTTTAACGACTTTATCGACTAAAGTAGGAGTACTTCGAATTACACTAAAACTCTCTCCATTCCGCTTAATTTCGATGGATTCTGCGGTCCTATCATTATTTACCCATTTGCCGACAAATTCATTTCCTGTGATATTCCCACATCCTGTTGCAAACGTTCCCATTAAAACTATTAAGAATAGA
Proteins encoded in this window:
- a CDS encoding aspartate aminotransferase family protein, yielding MSNVFYRNVNKNYLEVDHGEGIYLYDKEGNKYIDACSGAAVSNLGHAHLRIIDAMVQQAKSVAFSHLSRWTSTPIQELADLIASLAPGSLSKLYLVSGGSEATESALKMARQYYMERDGKTGKYRIISRWKSFHGNTIGSLSMTGDKRRGKYTPLLLNFPHIAPAYCYRCPFGKSQDTCNVDCALDLERTLKMEGADHVAAFIAESVGGAACGAIVPHKDYFKIIREICDHYDILFIADEVMAGFGRTGSMFSIEDWGVVPDMICAAKGMSAGYSPLGAVIAKEEIYNTFKQGSGVFVHGHTYGGNPLSAAVALAVVKTLVEDKIVENSRIVGEYLLTQLKEKLLPFSYVGDVRGKGLMLGVEIVKDKVTKEPFPVKMGMAEKLTSTLIKHGVIVYPGNGNADGENGDQFLLAPPLIITKNQADELIEGMVAGFIEFDKNIGSMK
- a CDS encoding LysR family transcriptional regulator, producing the protein MELRQLQIFYVAAQTLNFTKAGLKLGYAQSNITGQVRQLEEELKVKLFDRIGRRIQLTSDGKKLLNHAKCILDLYEKAKDDFVPQGIRGVLNIGAAETVCVYRLPQILTEYRKLYPQVEIRVQTESCEHFFELIKANTIDIALVLTDKIKSAEMVVQTLHDEAMTVVASPLHPLAHKKNIKPHDFTDECLIITLPGCGYRPMVLSLFKEKHVKPGALMELSSIGAIRQCTICGLGAAILPKIAVQDDLERGKLVELDWTGPKIDVKTQLIYHHEKWLTPAMRAFLELCGSMKQ
- a CDS encoding dicarboxylate/amino acid:cation symporter — protein: MDSIQLQEAIKAKNEMGFFDKLEAKVPLWQQMIVGLIVGVVVGSLWPDFGKTLAPVGTAFIKSIKMIIIPLVFSSVVMGIYHMASDMKQLGKMAAVTFAWFYFATGMASLLGIALNQVFHPGLGVAMTATGVIPQDLAKSIDWVKFFLDLIPENVLATAAAGKILPFLTFCIAFGVALGTMKEKAKPIIDILETLFEATIKIVNGILRVTPVAVAGIMAWVFASQGMAMIIALSKLILTLYVGLFVFGLIFLALVAMLGYKPIKMVKTIADALLLGFATCSSEPALPVLYKALEKMGIPTKIPAFCLPLGYTFNLDGSALYQSLAICFIADAYGLHLSMGALATILLTTLIANKGTANVPSASLVVMAVILTTIGLPAEAIAILAGVDRLMDMGRTVVNVFGNTFVALLLNRFFGNPDAPRQFNEMQA